In a genomic window of Zerene cesonia ecotype Mississippi chromosome Z, Zerene_cesonia_1.1, whole genome shotgun sequence:
- the LOC119835900 gene encoding protein NDRG4-like isoform X1, with the protein MDNYAFVVDESTLDENRYQHHAAYEMNIQNQYEMRDVPTIRRFCNRPCFEFRINTEFGRILVALQGNTQKPAIVTYHDLAFNYLSFETFFNHKDMQDVLDNFCVYHINAPGQEEGAAPFPEDYTYPTLDELATQIKAVQEKFGFKTFIGLGVGVGANILARFAIKEPSKVEAVVLINCTSTAPGWVDYGFFKLASTRMRRTGTCEPGLDLIMWHHFNRLNQACHKDLLIKYRNQFACLPNAGNLALYLEAFGKRQNMRLSRERGTMQVPVLNIVAGGSPYVDASINFNASLDPSKSTWMKINYCSLVLEEEPGKVAEAFRLFLQGEGYVSPIPKKKFILGSENLQSGERRSCRHSPVIRITENPISEAVAC; encoded by the exons GAGAGATGTCCCCACCATACGGCGGTTCTGCAATCGTCCCTGTTTCGAGTTCCGCATCAATACGGAGTTTGGAAGAATTCTCGTTGCCCTCCAAGGCAACACACAAAAACCAGCCATCGTCACCTATCACGACCTAGCGTTTAACT ATTTAAGTTTTGAGACCTTTTTCAATCATAAGGACATGCAAGATGTGCTTGACAATTTCTGCGTGTACCACATCAATGCACCCGGCCAAGAGGAGGGCGCCGCTCCTTTCCCAGAGGa TTACACGTACCCGACGCTGGACGAGCTGGCCACCCAAATCAAGGCGGTCCAGGAAAAATTCGGGTTTAAAACATTCATCGGCCTCGGAGTCGGCGTTGGTGCAAATATCCTTGCCAGATTCGCTATTAAAGAGCCATCCAAG GTAGAGGCAGTGGTGCTTATAAACTGCACGTCCACGGCTCCGGGCTGGGTAGACTATGGTTTCTTCAAGTTGGCCAGCACCAGAATGCGCCGCACCGGCACGTGCGAGCCCGGCTTGGATCTTATAATGTGGCATCACTTTAATAGA TTGAACCAGGCGTGCCATAAGGATCTACTCATCAAGTACCGTAACCAGTTCGCGTGTCTACCCAACGCGGGCAACCTCGCGCTGTACTTAGAGGCGTTCGGCAAGCGGCAAAACATGCGACTGTCGCGCGAACGCGGCACGATGCAAGTGCCGGTGCTGAACATTGTGGCCGGAGGCTCGCCGTACGTGGATGCGTCGATCAATTTCAACGCCAGCCTGGACCCTTCCAAGTCGACTTGGATGAAA ATAAATTACTGTTCTCTGGTTCTGGAGGAAGAGCCCGGCAAGGTAGCCGAAGCCTTCCGCCTCTTTTTACAAGGCGAGGGCTATG TATCACCCATTCCTAAGAAGAAGTTTATATTGGGAAGCGAAAACCTTCAGTCGGGTGAACGTCGCTCGTGCCGTCACTCGCCCGTCATTCGTATCACTGAGAATCCCATCTCAGAAGCGGTTGCGTGCTAA
- the LOC119835900 gene encoding protein NDRG3-like isoform X2: MYCPDEATTDRRDVPTIRRFCNRPCFEFRINTEFGRILVALQGNTQKPAIVTYHDLAFNYLSFETFFNHKDMQDVLDNFCVYHINAPGQEEGAAPFPEDYTYPTLDELATQIKAVQEKFGFKTFIGLGVGVGANILARFAIKEPSKVEAVVLINCTSTAPGWVDYGFFKLASTRMRRTGTCEPGLDLIMWHHFNRLNQACHKDLLIKYRNQFACLPNAGNLALYLEAFGKRQNMRLSRERGTMQVPVLNIVAGGSPYVDASINFNASLDPSKSTWMKINYCSLVLEEEPGKVAEAFRLFLQGEGYVSPIPKKKFILGSENLQSGERRSCRHSPVIRITENPISEAVAC; the protein is encoded by the exons GAGAGATGTCCCCACCATACGGCGGTTCTGCAATCGTCCCTGTTTCGAGTTCCGCATCAATACGGAGTTTGGAAGAATTCTCGTTGCCCTCCAAGGCAACACACAAAAACCAGCCATCGTCACCTATCACGACCTAGCGTTTAACT ATTTAAGTTTTGAGACCTTTTTCAATCATAAGGACATGCAAGATGTGCTTGACAATTTCTGCGTGTACCACATCAATGCACCCGGCCAAGAGGAGGGCGCCGCTCCTTTCCCAGAGGa TTACACGTACCCGACGCTGGACGAGCTGGCCACCCAAATCAAGGCGGTCCAGGAAAAATTCGGGTTTAAAACATTCATCGGCCTCGGAGTCGGCGTTGGTGCAAATATCCTTGCCAGATTCGCTATTAAAGAGCCATCCAAG GTAGAGGCAGTGGTGCTTATAAACTGCACGTCCACGGCTCCGGGCTGGGTAGACTATGGTTTCTTCAAGTTGGCCAGCACCAGAATGCGCCGCACCGGCACGTGCGAGCCCGGCTTGGATCTTATAATGTGGCATCACTTTAATAGA TTGAACCAGGCGTGCCATAAGGATCTACTCATCAAGTACCGTAACCAGTTCGCGTGTCTACCCAACGCGGGCAACCTCGCGCTGTACTTAGAGGCGTTCGGCAAGCGGCAAAACATGCGACTGTCGCGCGAACGCGGCACGATGCAAGTGCCGGTGCTGAACATTGTGGCCGGAGGCTCGCCGTACGTGGATGCGTCGATCAATTTCAACGCCAGCCTGGACCCTTCCAAGTCGACTTGGATGAAA ATAAATTACTGTTCTCTGGTTCTGGAGGAAGAGCCCGGCAAGGTAGCCGAAGCCTTCCGCCTCTTTTTACAAGGCGAGGGCTATG TATCACCCATTCCTAAGAAGAAGTTTATATTGGGAAGCGAAAACCTTCAGTCGGGTGAACGTCGCTCGTGCCGTCACTCGCCCGTCATTCGTATCACTGAGAATCCCATCTCAGAAGCGGTTGCGTGCTAA
- the LOC119835900 gene encoding protein NDRG4-like isoform X3, which produces MDNYAFVVDESTLDENRYQHHAAYEMNIQNQYEMRDVPTIRRFCNRPCFEFRINTEFGRILVALQGNTQKPAIVTYHDLAFNYLSFETFFNHKDMQDVLDNFCVYHINAPGQEEGAAPFPEDYTYPTLDELATQIKAVQEKFGFKTFIGLGVGVGANILARFAIKEPSKVEAVVLINCTSTAPGWVDYGFFKLASTRMRRTGTCEPGLDLIMWHHFNRLNQACHKDLLIKYRNQFACLPNAGNLALYLEAFGKRQNMRLSRERGTMQVPVLNIVAGGSPYVDASINFNASLDPSKSTWMKINYCSLVLEEEPGKVAEAFRLFLQGEGYAVQLANQKL; this is translated from the exons GAGAGATGTCCCCACCATACGGCGGTTCTGCAATCGTCCCTGTTTCGAGTTCCGCATCAATACGGAGTTTGGAAGAATTCTCGTTGCCCTCCAAGGCAACACACAAAAACCAGCCATCGTCACCTATCACGACCTAGCGTTTAACT ATTTAAGTTTTGAGACCTTTTTCAATCATAAGGACATGCAAGATGTGCTTGACAATTTCTGCGTGTACCACATCAATGCACCCGGCCAAGAGGAGGGCGCCGCTCCTTTCCCAGAGGa TTACACGTACCCGACGCTGGACGAGCTGGCCACCCAAATCAAGGCGGTCCAGGAAAAATTCGGGTTTAAAACATTCATCGGCCTCGGAGTCGGCGTTGGTGCAAATATCCTTGCCAGATTCGCTATTAAAGAGCCATCCAAG GTAGAGGCAGTGGTGCTTATAAACTGCACGTCCACGGCTCCGGGCTGGGTAGACTATGGTTTCTTCAAGTTGGCCAGCACCAGAATGCGCCGCACCGGCACGTGCGAGCCCGGCTTGGATCTTATAATGTGGCATCACTTTAATAGA TTGAACCAGGCGTGCCATAAGGATCTACTCATCAAGTACCGTAACCAGTTCGCGTGTCTACCCAACGCGGGCAACCTCGCGCTGTACTTAGAGGCGTTCGGCAAGCGGCAAAACATGCGACTGTCGCGCGAACGCGGCACGATGCAAGTGCCGGTGCTGAACATTGTGGCCGGAGGCTCGCCGTACGTGGATGCGTCGATCAATTTCAACGCCAGCCTGGACCCTTCCAAGTCGACTTGGATGAAA ATAAATTACTGTTCTCTGGTTCTGGAGGAAGAGCCCGGCAAGGTAGCCGAAGCCTTCCGCCTCTTTTTACAAGGCGAGGGCTATG CAGTTCAACTTGCAAACCAGAAGTTATGA